In Anopheles arabiensis isolate DONGOLA chromosome 2, AaraD3, whole genome shotgun sequence, the genomic window tcaaatTCTCTTCCCTccacacctccccccccctctccgaCCTCATATAGGGTTGCAATTTTGGTTCGTTCCAAGAAAATGCGCCCAAGCGTGCCATGGAAAAAAGGGGACGTGAGCAGCACCAACGTACGCGCATAagtatgcgtgtgtgagcgAGTGTGTATGAGTTTGTGTgcatttgctttctttctctttttcttgccCTCTGCAAACTTTCTTCGGTGAGTTGCAAAACTTTACCCACCCCTAAACGGCACCGGTCCCCCCGGTCCGACGCGTGCGAAGGGGAAAGCATGAAAATTCCATCCAATTTTTCATATGCTTCAGTGAGTTTGCAATATTCATCGCAAACATCGTGTATGGTGGTTGGTGTTCCCCTTTGCGTTTGCATGTTCTGTTTCCCACTCCTTCCCAAACCAACGCCTCCTTGCGACGGAAAGGgatgtacctttttttttctttctctaccTTCTCTTTCACGCACCGCGTAGCTGGGGGTGAGATGGGTTTTatgccgttttttttcgcgaacatttttttctttttcccttttgaCTATGCATGTGTGCGTATACGAAGCTATGGtagtgtgcgcgcgtgtgtgtgtgagaaaaggTATACATTTTCCCGAAAAAAGACCCAACCACCgcttcacacacatacgtaccGCGTGCTGCGTATGTGAAGGGCGAATGTGTCGTCGTGAGGTGGAAGAAGGACACACCACCTTACAAGCCCGCCCTTATCGGCGTTCTGAGCAGCGCAagtaaggaaaaagaaaatactcAAAGGAAGAAGCATAAAGTATGGAAACggacgagaaaaaaaacgccgcAAAAAAGTTAATGCAAACGTACAGAAAGGAGGACACAAAGGACACGAATGTTGTGTGCGCTTAATGTACGGATGTAAAGATCATCCACGGGGTTATTTTCCTCAGCATGTTTATGGCAAGCAAGAGGGGGGGGTaaaggtggggggggggataaaACGCATTCAAACGTTGTGAAAGGACAGATAATGCCATGCAAAGTCTTTCTGTGCGGCCTAAGCGGCCTAAGACGCAGGAAGAAACGAAGCGAACGGAAGAAGACAAGCAACGAACCTTCTTTAAAAGCAAAACCTTTCCTATTTTACGGTGGAAAACTGAAGCAATTGCACCGAATGGAGAAGCGAAGGTTGTTTGGGGTGAAAAAGTAAACGAGACTCCCGCGAACTTGGGTGGTTGGGGTAAAGATTTGCGTTACTATTTTCCGGCCTCCAGTCTTGTTATTCCCCCTTTTTGTACAGaaaatatcctttttttgtatagAAAAGAGGCTTGTAGCAGAGACCATGGCCGGCAGGACGGCACAAGATCGTAGAAAATCGATAGCAATTTGACGCATTCGGTGCGGAATGGGGTTTTTCATATGGAAATATGCTGTCCGCCAGacggaaagagaaagagtgtgtaaagaagacacacacaagcatAAAAAAGAGGCATCAAAGGATGCGTTGCTCGTGTGGCACTTTCTTTGACTTTTCGAtgtttttctgtgtgtatgtgtgtgtgtgtgtatgtttttataGTATCGGTGCGTTTTGCCGAGGGAGCGTCATGAAAATTTTACGCCTGTAATATGAGATAAGGGAAGGATGGTGGCAACCggcagacgacgacgacgacgatggccTGTGTACTGTtactgattgtttgtttggtttgctgcCGTTTAATGACTGTTGTTCGATTGTTTTTAATCGCCGGTGTCCATTACCGTTGTGTGCAAACAGTGCACGGTACATAAATATAAATGACAATCAATGCCCGTTTGGGGAGTTTAACGCCGATTCTCGGTGGGATGATAGGGACTAGCACGCATTGCTACAACGAAGAACACTACAGGAAACGTTATTTTTGTGATATTTCAATTCCAAGCAAAGTAAACCTACATGTTTATTCAAGCAAAGGGATTTAAAGTTCAACTTTATTCAGTTCAtcgttgtttctttcgttcgaTATATTTCTTTTACTTAGTTTTGGTCACTTGTACTTGTACACTCCTGCCATTTCTCTGTCCCATTCTAGACGCTTTTGAGCAATTTCAAAATCCATCTTGAGTCGTTGTTTCATCAAAAGcagctgtttgtttttcaccttCAACTCTTTCTGCTTCAAAAGGCACAGTTTTCTATTCACCTTCGTTAATTTCCTTAACTCCAGCAACTGAAGCTCCGCTAAACTTCGATACCTGTGACGACGATTTCTAACACAGCCGACAGTTGTCTTCGTTTCCGGCTGAGGTTGAGGTTCTGGCGGTACAGGTTCTTGAGATGGTTGTGGCTGTACCTCGTAGCTTACAAACTTGACAGGAGACATATGTGGCAAACCCAAGGCCCTTGTGTTCGGTATAGGCTGCAAAGATTTCACCATACACATCATGTCGATGACATGCTTCTCCAATGGCGTAAAGTTAGTCAAATCCCATGGATACTTTCCCGCATCTTTGTTCTTCACATAGTTGTCGACCAGTTGGTCTTTCAGGGTGTCGCAGTAGTCGTACCAGATCTGCAGATGAGATTGTACAAGAGGAATGCTAAAAAAATACACCTACATAGCTGAAAAGGAACAAATACCTCTTTCAATTCATTTCGATTGTGTATCGGTGGACCTAGTGCGTTGAGCTCATTGGCAACGGCGTTCCAGTACTTGGCAGTTCCTAGACTCCGACTGGTGACAATCTGTTTGTTGCTCGCAATAAGTGAAATAAGCTTTTCGATTTGTTCGCTGGTTGCGTTTACACGGTTTTCCTGTAGCAAATAGAGAGCTGATATGAAGAAGTAGGAGTGTGTTTTCCTTCATGCTACACTTACAGCCATTGTGGATTGCTAACAACTCGCTAGGTGCTGTTAGAATTTGAAAGGACCTTTGTTTTACGATGTACTGCAAACGCTTTCGATGGCTGGCAATCTTAAACTGGATTAGAACTTACTcctcgtttgttgttttaaatgaaaatgttgtcCCGTTTAGCTTTACCCAGTTGTGTTGGTTCTCCATACCCTGGTTGCTTTACCTGGTTGCCCTGGTGGCTTGAGATTGACTCAACGAAATAACACTTGCTTTGGTACCTGTTGAAGAGCAGCTTTGATGCTTTTCCATTtggtatacaaaaaaaatctacccAGAAATTATCTGGGTTTTGCTTTTACACCTTATTTAGTGCATTAGCCTCTTATTTAGTGGAGTTTTAGTTGGTCTTGTGAAAGTGAACCTGTTCGGGAACGTCCAGAGCGAGTGATGTTGTAAACAACAAACCGTTCGGTACTGTACTGTCAGACCAGAAGCAGGCTGTGTAGCAAGGTGTATATATATAGAAGGTGAAGTCATTCATAACAAATTGACGACATGACGTAACAATACTGGGGACTCAGGCAAGGTGTATGTTTTGAGAAGATGAAGTCTTGTAGCGTTTGCCTGATCTCCATCCTGATCCTGATCCTGATCTCTAGTACAAAAATCGCTGAGGGCTGGAGGGGGATAGGGGAAATTGTATATGTTTTGACATAACATTTCTCAATCATGGAGATCAGGCAAATGCTACGAGACTTCACCTTCTtaatacatacaccttggcGGTGTAGGTCGGAAAGTCCGGTGGCCGCCATTATCCGGGAACAATCACGGATAATCAAGAACCCCGGATTAGCGCAGTCGCGTGGGCGCAAGTAGTTCAGTGAgtaaaggaaaaaagcaaagTAAATTATGATAATTTAGCAAAATATACAATAATGCTGATCGAAGTTCTTCTGAAGTTGTTTAGCTACTCAAGCTACACCCGTAACACCTGccataatatattttttagtttCTGTAAGATGTGTTTCCTTTACAGGAGTGAACCTATTCGTGATTCCAGCGCGCTGAGTGTTTACCACCAatcgattttcttttccttgtTGTTCTTCGTCTTTTTTAGCATAATTATCTACGTGTGATAGAGCCTAGACTTTCGGCTGTCCTGGACTTAAGCGCCACACAATCGTATTAGTTCAAGTCAGCCCTTTGCTACGGCAAGATTATCCAGATGAGAATAGATCCAGTTTAGTCGTGAAGGGTCCGGAAGTTTGATGGAATAGATCACTGAGTATTTTTACCTCAACATGTCAATACATGTTTTTAAACACCACAATTATAAGGCATTATTAGGCAAGATTTCACACAAACCAAAATCCGtttcatattatttatttaaataaagagTTCACGCGGCACTATTTTTGC contains:
- the LOC120897644 gene encoding uncharacterized protein LOC120897644, yielding MAENRVNATSEQIEKLISLIASNKQIVTSRSLGTAKYWNAVANELNALGPPIHNRNELKEIWYDYCDTLKDQLVDNYVKNKDAGKYPWDLTNFTPLEKHVIDMMCMVKSLQPIPNTRALGLPHMSPVKFVSYEVQPQPSQEPVPPEPQPQPETKTTVGCVRNRRHRYRSLAELQLLELRKLTKVNRKLCLLKQKELKVKNKQLLLMKQRLKMDFEIAQKRLEWDREMAGVYKYK